A DNA window from Crateriforma spongiae contains the following coding sequences:
- a CDS encoding zf-TFIIB domain-containing protein, producing the protein MRQHKRFSEGRVIKPKIKKNIFGKYEVKFDCPKCGVRLTSPLTDAGEVDDCPDCRAKFRVPGKEQRAAYEAKLAKEQAEKEAERELKNEERRIAAEEKRLQQEERRLQQEEEQRRRELIIAEEEKQRRRDELASLAPPTVTGEIVGPASTAGEIADVAECPFCAELVSLRARKCKHCGELLDPVLRAAEEGRRASATPQIVNVVHGGNATASADASAEASVSSVSSCGGCLSAIILLIIIIACAGALSG; encoded by the coding sequence TTGCGGCAGCATAAACGATTCAGTGAGGGGCGTGTAATAAAGCCGAAAATCAAGAAGAACATCTTTGGAAAGTACGAGGTCAAATTTGACTGCCCGAAATGCGGTGTACGACTGACGTCGCCGCTAACCGATGCGGGCGAGGTCGATGATTGTCCTGATTGTCGAGCAAAATTCCGCGTGCCGGGAAAAGAGCAACGCGCAGCGTACGAAGCCAAGTTGGCAAAAGAGCAGGCGGAAAAGGAGGCAGAACGGGAATTAAAGAATGAAGAGCGCAGGATTGCCGCCGAAGAGAAGAGGTTGCAGCAAGAGGAGCGGCGCTTGCAGCAAGAGGAGGAACAACGCCGCCGAGAATTGATCATCGCGGAGGAAGAAAAGCAACGTCGGCGTGATGAATTGGCCAGTCTGGCGCCGCCCACTGTGACCGGCGAGATCGTCGGTCCGGCTAGTACAGCCGGGGAAATCGCGGATGTCGCGGAATGTCCGTTCTGTGCGGAGTTGGTATCGCTGCGTGCGCGGAAGTGCAAGCATTGCGGTGAACTATTGGATCCGGTTCTGCGAGCAGCAGAAGAAGGTCGTCGAGCAAGTGCAACGCCACAGATAGTTAACGTCGTGCATGGAGGTAACGCTACCGCCTCAGCGGATGCTTCAGCTGAAGCCTCCGTTTCGAGCGTATCCAGTTGCGGTGGTTGCCTGTCTGCGATCATTTTGTTGATCATCATCATCGCGTGTGCCGGTGCGTTGAGCGGCTGA
- a CDS encoding leucine-rich repeat domain-containing protein, with protein MRFSLRTALIAIGILSIVFVVGERQSRDRRTRQRLINEIASFGGSDPTIDESYAVSWITIEDRITARLPDRFSVLESLYCSDSNVSDADLRYLESAQEILVLHLDGTRITDDGLHHLAKIESLNAIRFNGTAISDAGINSLATVNFKLGVDLSGTRVTQAGVDRLKEQRPEIYVIHRDLGLDGYE; from the coding sequence TTGCGATTCAGTTTGAGAACCGCACTGATTGCAATTGGAATCTTGTCAATTGTGTTCGTCGTTGGTGAACGACAGAGTCGCGATCGGCGGACACGGCAGCGGCTAATCAATGAAATTGCTTCGTTTGGTGGTTCAGACCCAACGATAGATGAGAGCTACGCCGTCTCGTGGATTACTATCGAAGATCGTATCACCGCGCGACTTCCCGACCGGTTTTCCGTGCTTGAATCGCTTTATTGCTCAGATTCAAATGTGTCAGACGCCGACCTTCGCTACCTGGAAAGCGCCCAAGAGATTCTCGTACTTCACTTGGACGGAACGAGGATTACCGACGACGGATTACACCATCTGGCCAAAATTGAAAGCCTGAACGCAATTCGATTCAACGGAACCGCAATATCAGATGCTGGAATAAACTCACTGGCAACTGTCAACTTCAAACTTGGCGTCGATCTCAGCGGCACGCGGGTGACGCAGGCCGGCGTTGATCGCCTAAAAGAGCAACGTCCAGAGATCTACGTGATTCACCGTGACTTGGGCCTCGACGGATACGAGTAG